Proteins encoded together in one Vigna angularis cultivar LongXiaoDou No.4 chromosome 5, ASM1680809v1, whole genome shotgun sequence window:
- the LOC108340278 gene encoding F-box protein At2g16365 isoform X1 → MMPDDTAAEACHDGGRGEAQPMNRNRSAWMAHWMKSSYKSASPACNRLGVDCELNEEKEDGGAEQHGLLGGIGSSMHAGAVGEAVRATSVTFNSEADNEKAKKACCDSKSFPTLKFTGKLDGELPLQREEHDDEDGKSETEPCSGDGTISLDRAGTSRAGLSSIPTHVPLNIETVVKECQVLSQEVLPTALLMKSPWDVEQQNLTVSASLWDDFVKAASDADAVPTGRSKGKAVMSQLTHEPFEICQSSYNLAARGRFESSKYHTFSSLLISEKKMSSLLNPQRSFFSRWMQGGITRLPHDSAAGSGDSLYFVGGKQHEIENYVSNPNITCQTESSEADKLQKLCGLNSVVDRIPCSIHDVESMKIYTSIDSVEESSRGRPKISQATHHILMSKNTDVTFSDRGQFFREPIAPIKFKGNAFNEILDFSPPTSGHALKLEGIGSSIKNGGKENVHDFKFPTCLKNESSAETDTMDIDALHKNDILGDVSFQTNKCSKDSQNSLTSKVATISSREKNLAKSMNTAIPDINEEPCDLLAEEGPVVDREASTSRTHSLELDHFLSHADEHVRSNSGNSSFGSDPSSRWVKRLKLGTLGSAHGTEGTRIGEPFSHEKVNSIFGKIMKDSKLRLEPKMIYQAEGQMVPHIPVTVSTNGKSTLTEAKKTVEITLSHPWIQRWSHNRAASSQKRHELGELHEQKSSNGVLEESQKKQFPSIAAMALMGKAMNSLNPSELMKKGPVIVWNMKGF, encoded by the exons ATGATGCCTGATGATACTGCTGCAGAAGCATGTCATGATGGTGGGAGGGGTGAAGCTCAACCAATGAACAGGAACCGGTCGGCGTGGATGGCTCATTGGATGAAGTCAAGTTATAAATCAGCATCCCCTGCTTGCAATCGTTTGGGGGTAGATTGTGAGctgaatgaagagaaagaagacGGCGGTGCTGAGCAGCATGGTTTGCTTGGTGGGATAGGTAGTTCTATGCACGCTGGAGCAGTTGGAGAAGCAGTTAGGGCCACAAGTGTTACCTTCAACAGTGAGGCAGACAATGAAAAAGCGAAGAAGGCATGCTGTGATTCCAAATCATTTCCTACACTGAAATTTACTGGAAAGTTGGATGGAGAATTGCCTCTGCAGAGGGAAGAGCACGACGACGAAGATGGGAAATCTGAAACTGAACCCTGCTCTGGAGATGGAACTATTTCTCTCGATAGAGCTGGGACTTCCCGAGCAGGCTTATCATCAATACCTACACATGTTCCTCTGAACATTGAAACCGTAGTAAAAGAGTGTCAAGTGTTGTCTCAAGAAGTTTTACCGACAGCTCTGCTGATGAAATCTCCGTGGGATGTTGAACAGCAGAACCTCACTGTTTCAGCATCACTATGGGATGATTTTGTAAAAGCAGCTTCTGACGCTGACGCAGTGCCAACTGGACGTAGCAAAGGGAAAGCTGTGATGTCCCAACTCACGCATGAACCGTTTGAAATCTGTCAATCCAGCTACAATTTAGCAGCCAGAGGGCGATTCGAAAGTTCCAAATATCATACCTTTTCGTCTCTTTTAATCAGCGAGAAGAAAATGAGCAGCCTCTTAAATCCCCAAAGATCCTTTTTTTCAAGATGGATGCAAGGTGGTATTACTCGTTTACCGCATGATTCAGCAGCTGGTAGCGGCGATAGCTTATATTTTGTTGGTGGTAAGCAACATGAGATTGAAAACTATGTTTCTAATCCAAATATTACGTGCCAGACTGAATCCTCCGAGGCAGATAAACTACAAAAGTTGTGTGGACTAAACTCTGTGGTTGACCGAATTCCCTGTTCTATTCATGATGTGGAATCTATGAAGATATACACCAGTATAGATTCAGTTGAAGAATCGTCTAGAGGACGTCCCAAAATTTCCCAGGCAACTCACCATATTCTAATGTCAAAAAACACTGATGTTACCTTCTCTGACAGAGGTCAGTTCTTTAGAGAGCCAATAGCACCTATCAAATTCAAAGGAAACGCTTTCAATGAGATCCTTGATTTCTCTCCACCCACGAGTGGCCATGCTCTGAAGCTGGAAGGTATAGGAAGCTCCATAAAGAATGGAGGAAAGGAAAATGTCCACGATTTCAAATTTCCAACATGCCTAAAGAATGAGTCATCTGCTGAAACAGATACTATGGACATCGATGCTTTACATAAGAATGATATTCTCG GTGACGTTTCATTCCAAACAAATAAG tGCTCCAAGGATAGTCAAAATTCGCTCACGTCTAAAGTTGCAACAATTTCTTCCAGAGAGAAAAACCTAGCAAAATCAATGAATACAGCTATACCAGACATAAACGAAGAGCCTTGTGACCTTCTTGCTGAGGAGGGTCCTGTGGTTGATAGGGAGGCTAGCACATCACGAACCCACAGCCTTGAATTGGATCACTTTCTTTCTCATGCAGATGAACATGTAAGGTCAAATTCTGGCAATAGCTCTTTTGGATCAGATCCTAGCAGCAGATGGGTCAAACGACTCAAGTTGGGCACATTGGGCTCTGCTCATGGGACTGAGGGTACAAGAATAGGAGAACCTTTCTCGCATGAAAAAGTTAATAGTATATTTGGCAAAATTATGAAAGATAGCAAACTCCGTTTGGAACCGAAAATGATATATCAAGCTGAAGGACAGATGGTGCCGCATATACCTGTAACAGTATCAACAAATGGCAAGTCCACTTTAACTGAAGCGAAGAAAACTGTAGAAATTACCCTTTCACATCCCTGGATTCAAAGATGGAGTCATAATCGTGCTGCTTCTTCCCAAAAGAGGCATGAATTAGGGGAGCTTCATGAACAAAAGTCTTCAAATGGCGTGCTAGAAGAGTCTCAAAAGAAACAGTTTCCGAGCATTGCTGCCATGGCTCTGATGGGAAAGGCAATGAATAGTTTGAATCCATCCGAGCTTATGAAAAAGGGACCAGTGATAGTTTGGAATATGAAGGGGTTTTGA
- the LOC108340278 gene encoding F-box protein At2g16365 isoform X2: protein MNRNRSAWMAHWMKSSYKSASPACNRLGVDCELNEEKEDGGAEQHGLLGGIGSSMHAGAVGEAVRATSVTFNSEADNEKAKKACCDSKSFPTLKFTGKLDGELPLQREEHDDEDGKSETEPCSGDGTISLDRAGTSRAGLSSIPTHVPLNIETVVKECQVLSQEVLPTALLMKSPWDVEQQNLTVSASLWDDFVKAASDADAVPTGRSKGKAVMSQLTHEPFEICQSSYNLAARGRFESSKYHTFSSLLISEKKMSSLLNPQRSFFSRWMQGGITRLPHDSAAGSGDSLYFVGGKQHEIENYVSNPNITCQTESSEADKLQKLCGLNSVVDRIPCSIHDVESMKIYTSIDSVEESSRGRPKISQATHHILMSKNTDVTFSDRGQFFREPIAPIKFKGNAFNEILDFSPPTSGHALKLEGIGSSIKNGGKENVHDFKFPTCLKNESSAETDTMDIDALHKNDILGDVSFQTNKCSKDSQNSLTSKVATISSREKNLAKSMNTAIPDINEEPCDLLAEEGPVVDREASTSRTHSLELDHFLSHADEHVRSNSGNSSFGSDPSSRWVKRLKLGTLGSAHGTEGTRIGEPFSHEKVNSIFGKIMKDSKLRLEPKMIYQAEGQMVPHIPVTVSTNGKSTLTEAKKTVEITLSHPWIQRWSHNRAASSQKRHELGELHEQKSSNGVLEESQKKQFPSIAAMALMGKAMNSLNPSELMKKGPVIVWNMKGF from the exons ATGAACAGGAACCGGTCGGCGTGGATGGCTCATTGGATGAAGTCAAGTTATAAATCAGCATCCCCTGCTTGCAATCGTTTGGGGGTAGATTGTGAGctgaatgaagagaaagaagacGGCGGTGCTGAGCAGCATGGTTTGCTTGGTGGGATAGGTAGTTCTATGCACGCTGGAGCAGTTGGAGAAGCAGTTAGGGCCACAAGTGTTACCTTCAACAGTGAGGCAGACAATGAAAAAGCGAAGAAGGCATGCTGTGATTCCAAATCATTTCCTACACTGAAATTTACTGGAAAGTTGGATGGAGAATTGCCTCTGCAGAGGGAAGAGCACGACGACGAAGATGGGAAATCTGAAACTGAACCCTGCTCTGGAGATGGAACTATTTCTCTCGATAGAGCTGGGACTTCCCGAGCAGGCTTATCATCAATACCTACACATGTTCCTCTGAACATTGAAACCGTAGTAAAAGAGTGTCAAGTGTTGTCTCAAGAAGTTTTACCGACAGCTCTGCTGATGAAATCTCCGTGGGATGTTGAACAGCAGAACCTCACTGTTTCAGCATCACTATGGGATGATTTTGTAAAAGCAGCTTCTGACGCTGACGCAGTGCCAACTGGACGTAGCAAAGGGAAAGCTGTGATGTCCCAACTCACGCATGAACCGTTTGAAATCTGTCAATCCAGCTACAATTTAGCAGCCAGAGGGCGATTCGAAAGTTCCAAATATCATACCTTTTCGTCTCTTTTAATCAGCGAGAAGAAAATGAGCAGCCTCTTAAATCCCCAAAGATCCTTTTTTTCAAGATGGATGCAAGGTGGTATTACTCGTTTACCGCATGATTCAGCAGCTGGTAGCGGCGATAGCTTATATTTTGTTGGTGGTAAGCAACATGAGATTGAAAACTATGTTTCTAATCCAAATATTACGTGCCAGACTGAATCCTCCGAGGCAGATAAACTACAAAAGTTGTGTGGACTAAACTCTGTGGTTGACCGAATTCCCTGTTCTATTCATGATGTGGAATCTATGAAGATATACACCAGTATAGATTCAGTTGAAGAATCGTCTAGAGGACGTCCCAAAATTTCCCAGGCAACTCACCATATTCTAATGTCAAAAAACACTGATGTTACCTTCTCTGACAGAGGTCAGTTCTTTAGAGAGCCAATAGCACCTATCAAATTCAAAGGAAACGCTTTCAATGAGATCCTTGATTTCTCTCCACCCACGAGTGGCCATGCTCTGAAGCTGGAAGGTATAGGAAGCTCCATAAAGAATGGAGGAAAGGAAAATGTCCACGATTTCAAATTTCCAACATGCCTAAAGAATGAGTCATCTGCTGAAACAGATACTATGGACATCGATGCTTTACATAAGAATGATATTCTCG GTGACGTTTCATTCCAAACAAATAAG tGCTCCAAGGATAGTCAAAATTCGCTCACGTCTAAAGTTGCAACAATTTCTTCCAGAGAGAAAAACCTAGCAAAATCAATGAATACAGCTATACCAGACATAAACGAAGAGCCTTGTGACCTTCTTGCTGAGGAGGGTCCTGTGGTTGATAGGGAGGCTAGCACATCACGAACCCACAGCCTTGAATTGGATCACTTTCTTTCTCATGCAGATGAACATGTAAGGTCAAATTCTGGCAATAGCTCTTTTGGATCAGATCCTAGCAGCAGATGGGTCAAACGACTCAAGTTGGGCACATTGGGCTCTGCTCATGGGACTGAGGGTACAAGAATAGGAGAACCTTTCTCGCATGAAAAAGTTAATAGTATATTTGGCAAAATTATGAAAGATAGCAAACTCCGTTTGGAACCGAAAATGATATATCAAGCTGAAGGACAGATGGTGCCGCATATACCTGTAACAGTATCAACAAATGGCAAGTCCACTTTAACTGAAGCGAAGAAAACTGTAGAAATTACCCTTTCACATCCCTGGATTCAAAGATGGAGTCATAATCGTGCTGCTTCTTCCCAAAAGAGGCATGAATTAGGGGAGCTTCATGAACAAAAGTCTTCAAATGGCGTGCTAGAAGAGTCTCAAAAGAAACAGTTTCCGAGCATTGCTGCCATGGCTCTGATGGGAAAGGCAATGAATAGTTTGAATCCATCCGAGCTTATGAAAAAGGGACCAGTGATAGTTTGGAATATGAAGGGGTTTTGA
- the LOC108340189 gene encoding uncharacterized protein LOC108340189 — translation MATSQLNSKSHFHARSNSLPSRPHPLILQCNEHLDRLKASHETSSSSSTLSQKLGGLQDLHECVENLFQLPLTQEALHRESQENWVDELLNGSLRLLDVCTTAKDSLLHTKECMRELQSIMRRRKGGEVELRSEIKKFLTSRKVVKKAISKALANLKGTPRKCSMSSPANKDNQTVALVNLMENVEVVTLSAFQTLLHLISGSAQSKSSSWSLVSKLMQTKQVGCSKLADECEFAQLDEALQSCMFSHTSKFDNISRLQNQLEKVESLVQDLEEGFEFLFRRLIKTRVSLLNILNH, via the coding sequence ATGGCAACCTCACAGTTGAACTCAAAATCCCATTTCCATGCTCGTTCAAACAGCTTACCCTCTAGACCACACCCACTTATCCTACAATGCAATGAGCACTTGGACAGGTTAAAGGCTTCCCATGaaacttcttcttcctcttcaaccCTTAGCCAAAAGCTAGGAGGTTTGCAAGATCTACATGAATGTGTAGAAAATTTGTTTCAGCTTCCCCTCACTCAAGAAGCACTTCACCGTGAGAGTCAAGAAAACTGGGTGGATGAGCTTCTGAATGGATCCTTAAGGCTCTTAGATGTGTGCACAACCGCCAAAGACTCTCTACTGCACACAAAAGAGTGCATGAGAGAACTTCAATCGATTATGAGAAGGAGAAAGGGGGGTGAAGTAGAGCTCAGATCAGAGATTAAGAAGTTCTTGACTTCAAGAAAGGTGGTCAAAAAGGCCATCTCAAAAGCCTTGGCAAATTTGAAGGGTACCCCAAGAAAATGCAGCATGTCATCACCTGCAAACAAAGATAATCAAACAGTAGCTTTGGTAAATTTAATGGAGAACGTGGAAGTGGTCACTCTATCAGCATTTCAGACGCTACTTCATTTGATCTCAGGGAGTGCACAATCAAAGTCAAGCAGCTGGAGTTTGGTTTCCAAGCTAATGCAGACGAAGCAAGTAGGGTGCTCAAAGTTGGCAGATGAATGTGAATTTGCTCAACTTGATGAAGCATTGCAATCCTGCATGTTTTCCCATACAAGTAAATTTGATAACATTAGTAGACTGCAAAACCAGTTGGAGAAAGTGGAGTCGCTTGTTCAAGATCTTGAAGAAggttttgaatttctgtttaggcGTTTGATAAAGACCAGAGTTTCCCTTCTTAACATCCTCAATCACTAG
- the LOC108340279 gene encoding glucose-1-phosphate adenylyltransferase large subunit 1 — protein MVSACVTLKANTHFVNSRKDNIFRQDGGFLGERLKGSLNYSPWIINQLALSLRTQERVKKAKPGVVSAVLTSSTTKESVAFQMPAFLRRKADPKNVVSIILGGGPGIQLFPLTKRAATPAVPVGGCYRLIDIPMSNCINSGLNKIFVLTQFNSASLNRHISRTYFGNGINFGDGCVEVLAATQTPGEAGKKWFQGTADAVRQFTWVFEDAKNQNIENVLILAGDHLYRMDYMDLVQSHVDRNADITVSCAAVDDSRASDYGLVKVDGRGRIIHFSEKPKGPDLKAMQADTSDFGLLPHEAKKSPYIASMGVYVFKTDVLLKLLKWRYPTANDFGSEIIPAAVREHNVQAYLYNDYWEDIGTIKSFYDANLALTEENPMFKFYDPKTPIYTSPRFLPPTKIDKCRIVDAIISHGCFLRECIVQHSIVGERSRLDYGVELQDTVMMGADYYQTESEIASLLAEGKVPIGIGRNTKIRNCIIDKNAKIGKDVIITNKDGVQEADRPEDGFYIRSGITVILEKATIEDGTVI, from the exons ATGGTGTCTGCTTGTGTGACCTTGAAAGCGAATACCCATTTCGTAAACTCGAGAAAAGACAATATTTTTCGTCAAGATGGTGGTTTTTTAGGTGAGAGACTCAAAGGGAGCCTTAATTACAGTCCCTGGATCATTAATCAATTGGCCTTAAGTTTGAGAACCCAGGAGAGGGTGAAGAAGGCCAAACCTGGTGTTGTTTCTGCTGTTCTTACGTCAAGTACTACCAAAGAATCAGTG GCTTTTCAAATGCCAGCGTTTCTCAGGAGAAAGGCTGACCCAAAAAATGTTGTTTCCATCATTCTGGGAGGGGGTCCTGGGATTCAACTATTTCCTCTCACCAAACGAGCTGCTACACCTGCT GTTCCTGTCGGAGGATGCTACAGGCTTATAGACATCCCAATGAGCAACTGCATCAACAGTGGcctcaacaaaatatttgtacTGACCCAATTCAACTCTGCATCCCTCAACCGTCACATCTCCCGCACCTATTTTGGAAATGGAATCAACTTCGGCGATGGATGTGTGGAG GTTCTGGCGGCTACTCAAACTCCAGGAGAAGCTGGAAAGAAATGGTTCCAAGGAACCGCAGATGCTGTGAGGCAATTTACATGGGTATTTGAG GATGCCAAAAACCAAAACATTGAGAATGTATTGATCTTGGCCGGAGATCATCTATACCGAATGGATTACATGGACCTTGTGCAG AGTCACGTTGACAGAAATGCAGATATTACAGTATCATGTGCTGCTGTAGATGACAG CCGTGCATCAGATTATGGATTGGTCAAGGTAGATGGCAGAGGTCGAATCATCCATTTTTCAGAAAAACCCAAGGGTCCTGATCTAAAAGCAATG CAAGCAGATACTTCTGATTTCGGGTTGTTACCCCATGAGGCAAAAAAGTCACCATATATTGCATCTATGGGGGTTTATGTATTCAAGACGGATGTTTTACTCAAACTTTTGAAATGGAGATATCCTACAGCCAATGACTTCGGATCTGAAATCATTCCTGCAGCTGTGAGGGAACACAATGTCCAG GCGTATTTATACAATGACTATTGGGAAGACATTGGaacaataaaatcattttacgaTGCTAACTTGGCTCTTACTGAAGAG AATCCAATGTTCAAATTTTATGACCCCAAAACACCCATTTACACCTCTCCAAGATTCCTACCACCCACAAAGATAGACAAATGCCGG ATTGTGGATGCAATAATCTCCCATGGATGTTTCCTAAGGGAATGTATCGTTCAACATTCCATAGTGGGGGAACGTTCACGTTTGGATTATGGTGTTGAGCTCCAG GACACTGTAATGATGGGAGCTGACTATTACCAAACTGAATCAGAAATTGCTTCTCTGCTGGCAGAGGGGAAGGTTCCCATTGGGATTGGAAGGAATACAAAAATTAG AAACTGCATAATTGACAAGAATGCAAAGATAGGGAAAGATGTCATCATCACGAACAAAGAT GGAGTTCAAGAAGCAGATAGACCAGAAGATGGATTTTACATTCGATCAGGAATCACAGTCATATTGGAGAAGGCAACAATAGAAGATGGCACTGTCATATAA